A window from Bos indicus x Bos taurus breed Angus x Brahman F1 hybrid chromosome 26, Bos_hybrid_MaternalHap_v2.0, whole genome shotgun sequence encodes these proteins:
- the SMNDC1 gene encoding survival of motor neuron-related-splicing factor 30 isoform X2, which produces MEVIELTKDLLSTQPSETLASSDNFASTQPTHSWKVGDKCMAIWSEDGQCYEAEIEEIDEENGTAAITFAGYGNAEVTPLLNLKPVEEGRKAKEDSGNKPMSKKEMIAQQREYKKKKALKKAQRIKELEQEREDQKVKWQQFNNRAYSKNKKGQVKRSIFASPESVTGKVGVGTCGIADKPMTQYQDTSKYNVRHLMPQ; this is translated from the exons gaGGTTATTGAACTAACCAAAGACCTTCTGTCAACTCAGCCTTCTGAAACTCTGGCAAGTTCAGACAACTTTGCTTCTACTCAGCCCACTCATTCATGGAAAGTAGGAGACAAGTGTATGGCAATCTGGAGTGAAGATGGACA GTGTTATGAAGCGGAGATTGAGGAGATAGATGAGGAAAACGGCACCGCTGCAATCACTTTTGCTGGCTATGGCAATGCTGAAGTGACTCCACTGTTGAACCTCAAGCCtgtagaagaaggaaggaaggcaaagGAGGACAGTGGCAACAAACCCATGTCAAA aaaagaaatgattgCACAGCAGCGtgaatataaaaagaagaaagctttGAAAAAAGCACAGAGAATAAAAGAACTTGAACAAGAAAGAGAGGACCAGAAGGTAAAATGGCAACAGTTCAACAACAGAGcctattctaaaaacaaaaagggCCAG gTAAAGAGGAGTATTTTTGCTTCACCCGAGAGTGTAACTGGCAAAGTTGGAGTAGGAACTTGTGGAATTGCTGATAAACCTATGACACAGTATCAAGATACCTCTAAATACAATGTTAGGCATTTGATGCCTCAATAA